The DNA region cgtcaatacatagaaattttgaaacttttgattgCATAACAACTGGACAGATttgtaatgcattttttttattcaaatgctgaaatcgtggcctgtaatttttttgcccctcccccctttccttcgactttggtcagagtcgagggacataaacttcaaaaaatatttgcaacggcctaattttttaaatgaaattgacTCGACTAACTGAcgcttcatttttcaaaatgctttctctatttttaattttttaatgatggtaacttttctttaaaaatgtaacaaatgacaaaatttaactaacTAAGGATATCAAATTATAAGCCACATGATTTTCATACAATtactatgaaaaaaaattacaaggaTCTCATAACTCTCCGTTGTGTTCAATTTTACAGTGTTTCGCAATCACAATGTTTGAaacgtttgaaatgttagcagcgaattgttttaaaacttttaatcgGCTTCTCACAAAATAAATCTTCGGAACGGATTCAGTTGAGCGCCTCTTTTGTTCTATtaagaaaaacatcaaaaaatgttttttatttaaaataaagatgTTAATTACTAAGTATGTATTACTAAACACACTCTAATTCAGATAAAGCAAAGCATCCAAaggcatttttttctaatcatacatttttgttttatcTCTTCCCCCAAATTTTGCCTAATTCCAACGCATGCTTAGCATACTTTTCCACCATCTAGACTTCACCAATACAGCTTcgcttttcaaatgtttgcttCGTTTATCTCGATCACGAACGTCAAAACAGCCGGTCACAACAAACACGCGGTGAAGCTCATCAGTTAAAAAACAAGCAGCTGATTGTATGGCGGATTTTTAGGAACGTGGTTTAAAGTACACTCAAAGTGATGAACTACTTCCAAATGATTCCAAAAATTGTACGTAAAATAATTGGTTCTTTTCTCTACACgtcattgattgattttttttcgttttaaggAGCTGCACGCTCATCTCAACGGATCGTTGAGTAATCAAACGCTGGCGGAACTAAGAAATCTAAAGTATGGATCAAACGGGAATCAATCGGGCTCGGACGACTCGTTTTACCGAATTACAAGTGAAACGAATTTAACACTCCAAGAGTAAGTGGTTTTCCTTTCTAGTAAAACAAGTTAAAACAATTGAATTGCTATGTTCGTAGATGCTTCCAAAAATTCAAGTACGCCCATGATTTGACCGATCAGCCGGATACTCTAGCCTTTGCAACCCGCAAGGTAATCCAGGAATTCGCAGATGACAATGTGGTTTACCTGGAGCTTCGTACAACGCCGAAAGCAACCGCCCACATGACCAAACATGAATATTTGACCACAGTCCTTGAAACTTTAAGGTATGACTGATTCCATTGCAAATTTGtagttagaaaaaaatattcaaattcgaTTCCAGAAAATCCCAAACCGAATTCCCAAAAATAACAGTCAAGCTTCTGCCCTCAATTGACCGTTCCAAGGGCGTCAAAGAAGCCGAGGAGAACGTCAACCTGGTTCTGGAACTCGCCAAATCCTACCCAGACCTCATCAAGGGAATGGACCTGAGTGGGGCCCCCTTCGGAACCAAGTTCGCCGACTATCGCGACCTCCTCCGCAAAGCCCAGTCGGCAGGCCTCAAGATGGCGCTGCACTGCGGTGAattcgacgacgatgacgaggtTCGGCAAATGTTTGAATTTGGGACGGACCGGATCGGGCACGGGACGTTCATCAAGGGGGACAATTTGGAGTTTGCAAGGAAGGCGAAAATTCCGTTTGAGTGCTGTTTGACCAGTAACGTCAAGTGCAGTACGGTGCCGTCCTATGAGGAGCATCACTTCAAGCGACTTTGGGAGGGAGGATTTGAGGTTTGCGTTTGTGTAAGTATTGTCAGTTTTACTTTAAACATTTAGAATACTGTATTCatgaatcatgaacaaaaacatttttcttcgtATTTTCTTATGCCGTTGCAAATAAGTTTATGTCGCGATTTGGCtcgaactttgtgggggccttccctacccccaattaagctattttgtgttacctattggttcacccatacaagtctccatataactttggcagctgtccatacaaaaatggtactttAATATTAGAAAAACTGTAACTTTTAGAAAATTGAGGGTTTCTTTTTCTTCAGGCCAATGTacctcaacaaccagaggtccaatcttcaatgttttttagacaattttagagcaaatttttttaaccttaaaaaaataattttagaaattgtcaCTCATAATAActgtctttaaaataaaaaaaaacagtaaatatttcgctgaaatcaaacattcggtggctatacCCTAATAATCTTTATCTTTATctcttcgattgcaaattctattttgccttaaaaaaatggtcactaaatttcaaatgcaaaattaagttttttttccaatcatcactattcataaattcataactcggcagcTGAATTTTTGACCTAAAGTTGCGAGTTTTTGTCctcaaaaacatttaaacaatctcaaaaatgtttttttttttttggaaattgagcTTTGGGGAAtttcttttagtttttaaatcggcatgattttttgccgtgttcttattttttctgaacagtcctcGTCAATACcttcaattttgccgaagacaccaaattgatcaaaaaaaggattcaaaagttacagatttttaaatatttacgtaccatttttgtataaacagctgccaaaatttgatggagacttgaatgggtgggtaaaccaatgacacaaaatggcttctttgataaTAAGGAAGGCCCTCacgaagtttgagccaaattaaaaattaaaaatggttgaaatgtttttttttttgtaatttaaattttgtttcaccTTTTTTTCAGTATTGGGACTGATTGTTTATTTACCCAAATTGTTTTTAGTCATCTTAAATTGTGTTGGAATTTCGGGCTTTTATCGGTATTTTTTGGTGACTATATTTACAAATAATCCATTTCTCAAAATActattaggcttcatccataaaacaaaatttacccccctcccaccctttgtcacgcttttcctatacttataacacgcaatgtcacgcttGCTCAGACTCCCTCCCCCCTAgcgcgtgacatactttatggatgacgccttatcaattttagaattgtttaaatattttttgggtcCAAAAATGGTATAACTTTTTTGCCATAgagaaaaacggaaaaaaaattgctaccgaccaatgatttttttaaagccttttaaacatataaatcttaaccaaaaatacatgtTTGGCTTAATTTTCCattgtaaaatcgaaatcacaAACGAAATGCATccttttttaagttatagcatTTTGATTCCTAATTGacgttaaaaattgaaatatatgttaaaatagaaaaatatgtttttaaaagatcgtttttttttttcgtttttacattgaaaatgagcagttctctacgaaatcggtattttttcttccattttagtttttgtatttttcaatccgactgaaacttttttggtgccttcggtatgcctaaagaagccattttgcatcattagtttgtccataaaattttccatacaaatttggcacctgtccatacaaaaatgatgtatgaaaattcaaaaatctgtatcttttgaaggaattttttgatcgatttggtgtcttcgattagttgtaggtatgaaaacagactacaatgaaaaaaaataatacactgtaaaaaaatttggtgatttttttatttaactttttatcactaaaacttgatttgcaaaaaaaacactattttaatttttttttattttttgatatgttttagaggacataaaatgccaacttttcagaaatttccaggttgtgcaaaaaatctttgaccgagttatgaattttttaatcaatactgattttttcaaaaaatcgaaatattggtcgcaaaaaaatttcaacttcatttttcgatgtaaaatcaaatttgcagtcaaaaagtattttagtgaaattttgataaagtgcaccgttttcaagataaatccattttttggtaacttttttgaaaatagtcgcagtttttcatttttttaaattagtgcacatgtttgaccacctttgaaaaaaatatttttgaaaagctgcgaaaattttctatattttgcatttttgaactttgttgatacgatcctaagttgctgagatattgccatgcaaaggtttaaaaataggaaaatttatgttttctaagtcccacccaaaaaacacaccattttctaatgtcgatacctcagcaactaatggtccgattttcattcattcgagaaattttcctatcttttcgaaaaaaatattttcaaattttttaaaccaagactatcattttaaaaggccgtaatattgaatgtttggcccttttaaaatgttagtcttggtttaaaaaatttgaagatattttgtttcgaaaggatcggaaaatttcacgattgtttcatattttaacattgaaaatcggaccattagttgctgagatatcgacattaaaaaatggtgtgttgtttgggtgggacttagaaaacatcaattttcctgcccagcgacctcggaattggaccgcaaggagtcattctgaaacgggtcgttggaagcagcgcgagggctatcaccacctaatacccgggactgagataagttgtatcagcattcggcatatacaaagcctgatacaaactatactttcccataatttcgctaccggttagcgggtattggattggaccacacacacacacttagaaaacatcaattttcctgtttttaacctttgcatggcaatatctcagcaactaatggtcgtatcaacaaagctcaaaagtgcaaaatataaagaattttctcagcctttaatctaatctaatctaatcgaacacaagcgcagccagtccgaagaaagcatcctggaagaacttggggttagattacgccccaagttctttcttgtcaatattaattattgcagtacacttgagtaaccccgaagatgtattgcataaattaaagcggccaggcctactgcgttgcattaaccgcatagACAGATTTTGTGAACggagcacatttcacagaatctacaggggaggaaggatgcgtggacataccgtaccaaacgctcctgtttacagtttcatatgtgttttgtataatgtgttaagtgtaaaatatagtgtggttatatagtcaattaaatataataatgcaatataatgataatttaataaaatcccttcacctatatataataaccacgcacccaagcacacaaacagcgacacaaaagaaatgaaaatgtgcattcaaaaacaagacagcgcgtccccgtggccagcgcactaatgataaagaattttctcagcctttaaaaaatatttttttcaaaggtgggcaaacatgcgcactaatttaaaaaaatgaaaaactttgactattttcaaaaaaaatcaccttaaaatggatttaacttgaaaacggtgcactttatcaaaatttcactaaaatactttttgattgcaaatttggttttacatcgaaaaatgaagttgaataatatttgcgactaatttttcgattttttgaaaaaaatcagtattgattcaaaaatttataactcgctcaaagatcttttgcacaacctggaaatttctctaaaacatatcaaaaaataaaataaattaaaaatagtgttttttttgcaaatcaagttttagtgacaaaaagttaaacaaaaaatacccaattttttaccgtgtatcattttttttccagtgtggtccatatccatacctacaactttgccgaagacaccaaatcgatcaaaaaattccttcaaaagatacagatttttgaattttcatgcatcatttttgtatggccagctgcctaATTTGtagggaaaattatatggacaaactaatgatgcaaaatggcttctttgggcataccgaaggcaccaaaaaagtttcagttggattaaaaaatacaaaaaaaatcgaatgaccgaaatctgagagaactgctcaattataaaaaaaatcggattgagttacaaacatttttctaaaaaaatgttttaaaattcaatttaaagttCTGCGGCTAGACAGCCTATATAGAGCTGTCAAATCATTGATTACCCTTTCCTACCTTTTCCAGACCGATGACTTTGGCGTCTTCGAGACCACACTGTCCCGGGAGCTGTGGCTCTGTGCCAAAACGTTCGGCCTCACGCCGGACCAAATCATCCAGCTCGAGGAACGCTCCATCGGGTACACCTTCGCAAGTGCGGACGAAAAACGCGCCCTGGCCACACTGTTCGAGGACTTTCGAAGAGAAGAAGAAGAGGGAGAAGACAACCCACCATCTCCAATATAGCTTCTttattgttttcatctcttGATCTGCGTTCAAATACAACAAGTCTGCTTCCACTTACATTACAGAGTTTACAGTTtacattttggttttttgaacttttccctTTCCGCGTGACTTTTCCCCTTTAAAAATTGTGCTTTCTGAAATCCTTCATCTTTCACTTGCTTATTTTTTCTCCACGAGTTTTGAACAACGTGGATTGTTGCGTACTTTTATCTAACTTTGCTTTCTGCTTAACTTAGTTTGAATACAAGTTTACAAAAATAGCCAAACATAAACCTACTAAAGCTCAAGCACACCCCCCTCAGCAAAGCGGGTTCGCTGGGAGGTTTTACATATTATTTCGTttaaatcttcttgaaaaaagaaagaaaaacactTGTTGTACGTAAAGTTAGTCGATTACACAGTTTACAGATTCGGCGGTTACAGTTCGATTGCACGCAAAACGGAGTTACAGAGATAgatgattgttgttgtttttgttttgttgtttcgtTAGATACTTACAAAATACAATCCACAACACTGCTGAAAGTAATTCTTACTTAGAGGAGGGTAGTGGCGTGTGGAGGTGGAGGAGGTGAATTATTGTCACTTTTCGTAAACTAGGAAACTAAACTGCACTTATGGAGGACGAcctctttctttctctctccATCCTTCTCTGACAAACAACTGAAGACTAGAATGTGTGGTTCTATGATCTTTCTGCCAAGTTCTATTATCACGGCGCTGCTGAATACTTTTCTCGTGTTTTATTTCTGATTGAATTGTGTAAAATATTGCTGCTATTTTGATTGGTTTCTGCTGTCGTGTGAGTTTTGGCTAAAATGCTACCAGGAATGGTTTCTTTGAATGTAAAAGTTATCAACTGTTTCACCTTACTCTTTTCTCCcatttttgttcgatttttcgAGTTTTATTCATATCGTGTATAAAACAGCTAACCAGCTGATGCATTGTTTGATCCATTGTGTTCGGTATTCGGCTATTGCTTGCAGGTTGAACATTTTGCTTCGTTTTTTATTCGCAATCGTTTTATTATTTCTTCGTTCTTACTTTGCTTCAAGTGTGAGACTATTGGTTTGGTtgtgcattttttgtttttttttag from Culex quinquefasciatus strain JHB chromosome 3, VPISU_Cqui_1.0_pri_paternal, whole genome shotgun sequence includes:
- the LOC6047339 gene encoding adenosine deaminase-like protein, with translation MNYFQMIPKIELHAHLNGSLSNQTLAELRNLKYGSNGNQSGSDDSFYRITSETNLTLQECFQKFKYAHDLTDQPDTLAFATRKVIQEFADDNVVYLELRTTPKATAHMTKHEYLTTVLETLRKSQTEFPKITVKLLPSIDRSKGVKEAEENVNLVLELAKSYPDLIKGMDLSGAPFGTKFADYRDLLRKAQSAGLKMALHCGEFDDDDEVRQMFEFGTDRIGHGTFIKGDNLEFARKAKIPFECCLTSNVKCSTVPSYEEHHFKRLWEGGFEVCVCTDDFGVFETTLSRELWLCAKTFGLTPDQIIQLEERSIGYTFASADEKRALATLFEDFRREEEEGEDNPPSPI